The Macrobrachium rosenbergii isolate ZJJX-2024 chromosome 31, ASM4041242v1, whole genome shotgun sequence sequence gatagctctcctagggctagccatgataaaacttattttacgtggcactGAACCAGTTacattagcatatatatacatatattattatggaatccgaaatgaatttctatcaccagaaataaattcctctaattcttcatcagccggcggccaTTTTCATCGAAAATACGACTTTTtcaatcagttattattatctaaCTCTTCAGCCAACAAAGGATGCTTATTCCATTCCGCTAGGTTGGAATACATAATTTTagatattacaatatatacatataatataaatatatgtatgtatatatgtatatgtatgtattaaatatatgaatatatatatatatatatatatatatatataatatatatatatatgtatatataagttaaagagaaagcattaaaaatatatcagacttacatatgtgtctatatgtttgtggatatatattctgcatatatatatatatatatttatatctcctGTTCTGtcaggaaataccgaatccattaATATTATCGTtaagattattgtttttttttgaaaatatttctgtaatagattttttatttttcccatttttatatcagttattattatctaaatcttcaatattattatttggtcATTACTTTGCAATGGatgggggccacgtgcccagataccccgcccctccccctggatccgctagttaacagttaaaaaaaatgaatagggaTGGTTAAAAGTAAAGTAGAAATTTATTGACAATAATTGGTAATAACAAGTTAAGAAACATCTCTTATTTTTGGGGTTTCTTGTTGTAGAAAAGGGCGATTGGTCAAGGATTAAATTCAACAGTCCGATGTACTATTAAAGTAAAGCAAAAGACCTTTATAATGGTAAAAACTAGGGAATTCAGCATCAGTgtaaataatgcaataaacagtatgaaagagaaagggtataaaaaaatttgtatcaaggtaaaaaaaaactgcacctcACGCGAATCGTacagtgtgcccgcaactgtgtttgtggagtgagcgcttaggaaccaggaaccttGCTGTCATATACAGTAGGTATATCCGAGTCATGCGATACTaaacagcttgaaaaaaaaatgggagaacaCGCTGTTAATGGATAATTGTGATTAGGGCAATTATCTGTCAAGCTTATAGCCATTTCATTGACGCACCTTCGTTCACTCCAGGCGCCACcatagtgcctctctctctctctctctctctctctctctctctctctctctctctctcgctcggtCATATTTTTGTGTACTGTCATGTTTCCATGAGACCCAATCCTTACCCAACACAGAATTATGTTTAGTTTCGTCTATTCGCCCcatattgaagtttttttaatcGTCGTGAATCGTCCCTTGTTAGACAACAGACAGATAGACCACAACCATTGTCAAACTCTCTCTTCGTCGTGGATTCAAACACGAAAGTTGCCACCACACTGTTGTATGGGACAAACCCATACAGCTTTGTTTTGCACCTACCTTCGAAAAAGGGCCAAAGGGCCTTGATCTCCGACAGAgtcaaaacacagaaaaacattcaaatataacgaaaaatatactAATCAAACTCAAGTATTTTCTACAAAATAGCCCCACAAAAATAACTGGATAAGGTTTCACAATACTGTTTACCTAAAATATACTCTTTCGCACAATAAGCAAAGAGACACTTtctaggaagaggaaggaaaacgaCCTCTTTCTACTGAGCCCtgaaacaataaagaagaaactGAGTTCATATCCTTACCGGCCATCAAGACAGAGTGGGGCGTTTTTACAACTCTTGGGGAGGTTAGTGGCAAGAAGATCATGAGCTCTCCCAAGGGCAACAGGCGAGCCCAGGGATGAAAAGGTGTAGAGGCAGTGTCCTTCACAACACACAGGAAAGGCATCTATCCGAGGCACAGGAGACGCCCCTTAGTAAACACAGGGGTCCTAAGCTGCAAACACGTCGTCATGCAGAGAGGAACGCCATCAACATCCTCTGCATTACAGAGGAACTAGACGGGTGGGGGGCTCAGACACAGCAAGGCCTCCAAGCTGCAGAAAATCTCCAATGTGCTGTCTTGCTGTAATAAGGTCAGCAAAAGTCTGCACGATAATGGAGccaaatacacaaacactcgTCATGTAAAACTCAGTCATCAGCGAATACCAAGTCAACACCGGACATACGTAGACTGTCAACCACAGCCAGTCATATACCGTATCCTTATAATAATCAGTTTCTAAATACGTGGATTTTGAGAGATAGGACGCAATCATGTTAGGAAATCTTCCCAGAACTACcaaatcatttgaaaattcaGACCCATCCGGCAGAGACTCTCTTAAAATCAAAGATTGTGCTGCACCAGAGTCATGTAGAATCTTTACTCTGGGTCCTGTTCGTTTGGTACCTTCACTGCAAACAGACCCATTTGATGCATACCTGGCAATTCCAGTCACTTCTTTTCTGTATCCACCATTTTCTCTGGCGCCTGCGCACACAGAATCAACATTAGCGGGCTCCTTATTCTTTTACAGGTAATTCTTCATGGCACAGCATTTCGCTTTCCTATGTTCCTTCCTGTCACACCAATTTTCTCTACATCTGCTACCATCACCATTCCTACTGCTATTCACGTAGCTACGTGACTCTACGCTGCCGTTTCTACTAATATCAACACCACTGTTGACGCTTTCATCTTTGTCAAACTCAGATGACCTGTTTTTGATAAGACTTTCTCGgaaaattatttgcatttcgtGGAGATAACTTCCTCGTGATACAGTCCTTCTTTACCGAGTCTTGTCTCTGTCACCTCTTATCAAGAATCAGTTTTCAATTCCTTCAAAAAGAATCTTTAACTCTCTCGACACAGACTCTCAAACTCGTCAGTCAAAATCAGTTCCCTCATTTTTTCGAAAGTATCTACTTCCTCGGACTTGAACCAGAGTGGCCCAATGCCCCGAGCGAGGCCACTTTAACTCTTCAGCAATCctttctgaagaaataaaaaatccagGGACGTCTTCTTCATTACATAAGGGAACAAGTTTCAGGGCACCTAATAAGTTGAATGTATGATCGCCGTGATTGTTACTGGTATTAGCTAACCAGTAAAATTTTAACAATTGGATACCATGATCCTTTTCCTTCGCTCTCTCTTCAGACTGCAGTCGAAGAGCTTTCAATTCCAGCTCTTTTATCTTGGAACGTTCCCTTGAGGAAGGCAATTTATCTGATTGTAAATTTGGTCCCACGGTCACTCAGAACAATCATTTTGGGAATACCAAACTTCGTGAAGAAGCCGACCAGTGCCTCGACAATTCTCTCACCTCTAATATTCCGTATTCAACTGGAGCTGTACACCAAACCTTCTTaaacaaaaacaggttttgataaaTCACCAAGATTGTCATCAACACAATTAGAAAAATCTTTGTCTGGGCTTCTCTTAATGCCGCGACATTccatcaaaacaacaacaacacatctgtatgtatacacaatatatatatatatatatatatatatatatatatatatatatatatatatatatatatatatatatatatatatatatatatatatatatttctttgtcagGGCTATCTCTTAATGCCATGACATTCCatcaaaacaacacacacatatatatgtatatatatgtatgtatatatatatatatatatatatatatatatatatatatatatatatatatatatatatatatatatatatatatatatatatatattgaatttctgTCCCATACactacataattttatattcccAAATACTGAGCCACAAATGTCTTTGAACATCCAATTCGCTGTACCCCAGTAACACTTCCCAgtcagctgtcatggtggaggtggtcAGACAACGAATCTAAGCGCTCGATTCCCAACAGTGACGAAGCACTTAGCATTTATAATTCTCCTCGGGTGTACTTCATGCCGAGGTTTAGTGAACTTTGTTACTGTTCTACTAACTCGATACTGTgacaggagagacagacagagaaacaaagagaaaggaaatgcgTATCACCTGTGAACGTCCATTCTCGGCCTTGACCTGATGATGCCCAGAAAACGAGAAGAAATCTGCAGAGAGAAATTTCAATGGAGTTTGTctataaagaaaaagagatgcccacaaactaaacataaaaaaaaaggttttccaCCAAATACTCGGATTCAAACGCGCTCTTCAAATGTCTTCTTCATACAGAACAGAGACTGTTACAAGAAACtgagaaatgaaaggaacaaaATGCTGCAGAGTGTGAGCGTTTGTCGTCGTGCCCTGAATCCTTCGCCTGTGTCAAGGGGCTTTTCCCTTGACTCTTGGTCAAGATCATTTCCTCCAGCCCTCAGGAGAGACAGCTCAGAGAAACAAAAACGAAGCAAATGtcactattattactgttactacgAACATAAGAACTCTGTtctgttcatacggaacaagcccaccgaaaacCATTGACACAATTCATGCTTCcaaaaatattaaggtgttcattaggaagaagtaaggggaggtaagggaaaatacagaaagaataaagaataaagagacaaaaatgtattaaaatgcaactaaatgtaaaaaaattaataaagagacaaaactgtcattaaaaactgcaaaaagtcaaatattaaaaagataattaataaagaacaaaaaatgtattaaaatgcaaataagtcaaatattaaaaaaaataattaagaaagagacaaaaatgtattaaaatgcaaataagtcaaatattaaaaaaataattaataaagagacaaaaatgtattaaaatgcaataaatcaaatattaaaaaataattaagaaagagacaaaaatgaattaaaatgcaacaagtcaaatatcataaaaaaaaaattaataaagagacaaaaatgtattaaaatgcaataaatcaaATCACGATTTTCACACAGTAATTCgtccttgttagttttctgtacaaggaaactattgtgccggctttgtctctccgtccgcaatttttctgtccgccctcagatcttaattaacaactgctgaggctagaggtctgcaaatgttgatcatccacctccactcatcaaacatgccaaattacaaccctctagccttagtagtttttattttagtcataatcatgcttccggcaacgatataggataggccaccaccgggccgtggttaaagtttcatgggcggcggctcatacagcattataccgagaccactgaaagttagatctattttcggtggccttgattataagctgtagcggctgtacagaaaactcgattgcgccgaagaaacttcgtcgcattttttacacttgttttttcACGAACCGGCGTAACCCattatttgtttaactttttaaGTTTCCCAACCAAAGTGACtcagttttttattctttgtagcATCAAAACTTCAGCTATCagcgttgtcacattttcaaaccaaatgtctTCAAGAGATGAGCTGTTTAGAAGCTCTGAATCCCCAAAATCTTGAAGACCACTTTCTCGGATTGGGGAAAAAAATGGCTTCCGGCGCTTCGTCAAGCTCGGGACGATTTGTAACCTTTAACATATTCGAGTATTTCCTGCTGATGTGACGTCAGGCTCAGCGGCCAGGACGCCAGCACGCAATGCTCATTTTGAAAGTCTGCCTTCCCCCGTGTGCAAGTGTTGGAATCCTCGCCTTCCCGAGGGAATTTCGAAGTTTGAGATCGGGAGTGTTTAGACAGGCCCCGTGAAGCTTCCTGGGAGATCTGGTGCCATCGTCGGGAAGACTTTGTCCGTCGGAACTCCTCAGAAGATGAGACAGGCCTCCCGTCTATTCGTCTTTCTGTTCCTGTTCTCTCTGACCTCCTCTGCTCAGTCAGGTGAGACAGATTCGCAATTTCCTATCTGTATTTCTTTGTCTGAATTTTTGTAGAAATTAGCCATAAAggggatatggatatggatatatatatatatatatatatatatatatatatatatatatatatatatatatatatatatatatatatatatatatatatatatatatatatatatatatatatatatatataatatatatatatacatatatatgttggccgtataaaatatatatcactgtagtcctgagttcttgtctttcgttggttttgacgatatttactttttcatgtgttacgGGACGAAGTGTCATATTTATTATCAATCTAAAAAAACTTCCTTGATAGCTTCGGTTATTAAATTCATAGTAACGTGAAAACGAATATATTAgttgtgaacacgtgtgtgtagtccaccagggcttgtttcatttcaattgtcatatTGAATAAGAGGACGTTTGTTTTGCTTAATGACAGCTTgcttcgtcccatacgggctcgagacgagtgatttcatgttaattaatcgttgttcgagtcacgtatgtgatgttcaaaacgttttgctgggaagacgtaactttcttctagtcATCTCGCAGTGTTTAATGACATCATAATTGTTTcatattactggaatcctaaaatctatttattCTGATTTCTAGACCAGTATTGATTCTCTatattcctaattaggaagagattacttttaacgtaatttttgtggtcacttttaacattaacttttgagatctgaatttagcaaagttatttagttcgtaacggcgccagGTAAAAAGTTTAAACCTGAAGTGATTTACAGCATTGTGTAGTTTTtagataccatggtatgataagttagaaattttgaaccAGTGaactcattattgataaatcttgtgtatttttgttttttcaatttacaatttttatttttcaaatttttttgtgttggtgatgtaacatttatttacatagcattttaaatatttcttggtaatttaacattgcattcaatttaacattgcatatttgattttgatatctcatttttaagattttctattttaaatcttgaattaaaaattttgattgattaatttaaattcttgataaaaattttgtttcagaCTTAAtccaagattttaaaaatttcgagaaaaagaaatttaattaacataattataaactaataaaaaaataaattttgtataacaGAAAAACACATTTATTGATACCAAATAGCATTGATTGTGAAGGCAAAAgcatgttttgttgttttagttttgGTGAATTAAGACCAGTTAATTTTTTGATGGAGTTATGccctaaaatttcttttaatttttttttaaaattctgatagacttagtctgatttttcaagtgattgattaAGTTTTTTTAAGGGATATAGTTTAGAAACTCAGGACATTAATGTTATGGTCCTCTGGCTGAAGtgaatatttttgaatcttgagattagctgtcaggtacttgatacacaataaatatatatatatattgaaatataaatacaaggaattctccttatatatatatatatatatatatatatatatatatatatatatatatatatatatatatatatatatatatatatatatatatatatatatatatatatatatatatatatatgatatcacatcatgattcatattTAATCATAAACTAAAACGTCCTAATACTGTTTATTATCGAAATTTACTATTTACTTGCTTCAAAACACCTCTTATTTCCCCCTCtctgttttatttcctctctggatctgtctgtctgtcttatatctttctatatttttatatcatatatatatatattatctctttatatatatatatatatatatatatatatatatatatatatatatatataatattaagtcttgttattatcaatttattttacctctctctctttcccctttctctctgtctctgtctctgtctctctctttctctctcacacactctcttgttctttctctctctctctttctctctctctgtttttctcacgcacacacacattctctcgctctctctctagttcatattttctctttgttttcctctctctctctctctctctctctctctctctctctctctctctctctctctctggttcatattctgtgtttgtgtaaatgtgcTGGGCGTTATTGTCATGAAATCCTTCTCATGCTTCGAGTGACTCTCCTGCGTGGGGCGTTCTGCCTCCTGGGCAGGATATCCTCCCTAGATACTGGCTTTAGGAACTCTTGCTCTGTCCAGAAACGTCATCGACAGATTAGATGCACGGGATAAGGGCTACTGCCACAGTCGTTCTTTAACGGATGAAGCCCCAAGTGCAGAACGTTTCCACGACATCACATATTCATATACCAACATAGAAGGTTCATCAGCCATACTCCGAACTCTATAGATGGCTACCACTCCCAGGCTATCTGCATATGAAGACCCATCCTGCCCAGTTCGGCTTAAAATCCAGCTTTCCAACATGTTCCAAggattcctctcctccttcctctcaaCACTTACAATTCTACACTCATTCACCAGCCTGTCATTCTCcagtctttccacatgaccaaaccatatcAAAGCACTCTGATCCCCCttttcacctatgctaaccttttAACTGCCTCAACACATCTCTAAATTTCTCACGCTCTTAGTTTTTCTTATCTCACACACAACACGCAGCCAGTTAATCTCAAAGTCTTCTATCTTTTTCCcgtcattcacattcaacatccccATTTTACTTCTATATAAAGAAGGGTTGGTCATCAACCCTTGACACATAATCACCATAGCTTCCATATGCACTCCACGTCTTTTCTCAGGCTTTTGCGCACACCCTGCTAGCTTTTGCTTCACCTTATCTGTGGCTTGCCTCTTCTCTTATCCTGCAGTTATCTATCAAATTTACTTATAAATGGGGTTATAAATCAGtcacttccattcttcctccATTACTCTATGTTCCTGGTTTACATTTGCAATCAAAACCCTCTTGTTCACATATGCTCTCAACATTCTCGAATTTTTCAGTCAGTGTAAATTTTTCTTCACCATCCCCAATCAATACAGTATCACCTGCAAGCACGAGCCATACTACACTTCATTCACAACTCATTTCCTTACCCCATACCTTGGCACCTACCTCCAATTATCTATCTCTGCCTCGTCGAATCACTCATCAACAGCAATGGGAACGTGACACGCTCTTGTCTCTGGCTCACTTTTACATCAGCCCAGCCAATCTTTAGTCCACATATTTTGGCACATGGTTACTTTCATTAGGAAAACTTTCAGTGTTCCCAATAACTTATCTTCTATACCACACCTCTTCGGCACCTTACAAGTTGGCTGTGTTGAGTCTGCCATCAGCTATTTCTAGGTCCTTGTGTGCTGCGCACAGCTTTTTCACTTACTCTCAACTTCCCCCTTCCAGTTTCATACCAAACACCTTGTCCATAAACCCTGTTCATCATCTAAACAAATACTGTCCTTCCACCATCAGTGCCTCTGTTGCATGTTTCAGTTTATATCAAAAACCTACAATGCACTTTAACTGGAAAACTAAGTAATGTTAAGCCTCATTCTAAGAGACTTCTAGAACTATCAGTTTCACCTTAATGGCCAATAACATTCATGCCCCACATACATtattggaacctttccctcatccgtATATGCAGATTCTTAGTCAGCGTCACTTAGTTTCTGGAAGAGCAGCAGATATATTCAGTCTTTCTCTGAAGTGAGCCATGCTGTTGCTAGGCTTATTTATTCACATGTATGTTTTGGCGCTATGATAACAGATGGTGCTGGTATGCGATCTTCTTAAGACAGCAGAAACTCGTACTTCACTGGAAAATTGCAATTACAGTATAATTAACTCTCACATGAGAAAGTCTGTTTAGATGATAGATATGTTGTTTCTAGATTATAATAATCCTATAAATGCCAATTATCCCTAGTATTATACCGCACATAACATTAAAGTAAACCTGTTTTAAGTGTCCGACATTTGCAACGAAGAACACCCTAAAACAGTGTGCTGAGAAATCTAATTCACAGGTGTCAAAATCTGTACCAGCCACAATATCTACTGAGAAGCCTGCACAGGAAGTCCCCCAGTAGgatgctgaaagtttcatacaaactGAAAAGTCCAGCTGCcaataaatcaaaattctttcCTCGGCTCTTGCCTCATCGTCGATGACCTTGTCGAAACTCCAGCATGACCCTATATTTAGACGTGCAACTATATCTAAAGATTAACGGACAAACTTCAAGACTTTCCTCTTGAGAGCTTTATAAAACATTcgataaacttattttgaattgCAAAGTCAatgggtattattattactgttattttgacCAGCAAAGTTACTgtaaactttatttctgttaatattcCTCTGCAGAATCGGCCGTCCGGAATACTTCTCAGGGCCAACCAACAGTTTTTCGTCTGCCGAGCAGTGACACCATCGTCGTAGGTTTCAGGACTGAACACAGATGGCCACATATCAAGTACACAATCTCTTCCCTGGGAGAAAAAATACACGAAGGAAAGTTGGAAACATTTGAATGGACATCACAGTGGACACCCTTTCTCCTCGTGTCAAAAGAGGTGAGCTCCGGTCGTATAATGATATTTAATGTACTTTCGTtgtaaaagaagagagaatttCACAAGAATTTTAATCAACCTAAACAAGTTAATTTAGCCTCACTGCCAATTTTGTAGGAatacgcacaacacacacacacacacacacacacacacacacacacacacacacacacatatatatatatatatatatatatatatatatatatatatatatatatatatatatatatatatatatatatatatatatatatatatatatatatatatatatatgtatgttattacatttatttataaatatatatatatgtatatatgtatactgcgaCGAAtggaacttctttccaagcaacctcacccgattttacatccgtaacgtaacagagaaaaataaagttcatttcaattgttttaattactagaactgtgggttttcattcgccccttcataaactctctccctcattcccaaaatgtattcccaaatatatatatatatatatatatatatatatatatatatatatatatatatatatatatatatatatatatatatatatatatatatatatatatatatatatatatatatatatatatgagtgcttATAAGCATGtgatgcgtgtgtgtttgtgggttgAAGGGGAGTTTTGTATGCACATAAGTACATTACAGGCTCTACCACAAGGTATGGAAGAACTTCTAATATTCTGCCTCTGATCTAAATGTTCCCTTCCAGGTGATAAGAAGCGCCTTCCTGGAGCATTTCCGAATTCCAGCAGGTGCTCCTCGGGAACTTGATATGAGACATCTCTCCGTATTAAGTAGAGCACCGGTTCAGTGGCAAATGATGACGTTACCTCTCAAAGATCGTAAGTcgctgctctttcttcttcagtGCTCCGGAGACGCGTTCGTAAGTGATTCATGGATTCACATACGTTGTGTGAAAGCCTGACAAACAAAACCTTTCTTAATCTTATTATAGAGTAAGCTTTCGTCACCTATGCTGCTTCTGTGTCTCACGCAGAGCAGAGGAGGAGTCCCACGTGACGTTAAAACATGGCCAAGCGTCTCTTTCTGCCTACTGTAATTTAAGTCAGCTTTTCCTGCATCATATTCGTGTTTATCACTCTCGTTTCATGAATCAAAATGTTATAGAATGAACAATCCAACAACTACTTCACGTCTAGATAAACTTCCATATGACAGGAAGTTTACCCAGGGCAATATATTTTGGAAGCTACTGAAAATCACCTCTGTACCTAATGGCTCCATTTTCGGATTCCTTCTGTAGAGCTCTCATCTAGTCCTGAGTCACTCCAATGCCATTTCCAGTTTAATGTCTGACCTTCCTCTGCTTGAATTGACAGGAACcgaaatcacaaaaaaaagataataaacaaaataaaagataatgatgaaCGCACGCAAGTAAATGGAAATACCCTTAACCTGtgcactgaaataataaaaagctttGGCCCTGAGGTACCCCAGTAAAACCTAGAGTCGCTTTCAAGAAACATCATGACAAACAATTGCACAGATGAACGGAAGTACTAAGGAAATCACAGGCCAGAACTTGGCAGTAAACAATGcatgcatttgcatatatatgcacgcacTGGGCCACGCATACAAAGGTTAACTAGACGATGTTCTTAGTGTTTAGAATTTAATTCCCTCTCACCCGATTTAATATTTCTCATCAGTCACCAGAAGGACCTATTTCTTCCCCGTGGCGAAGATGCCATTTCCCCCCCTCCTTTCAGTAGGATTTTCAGTCAGGTCTGTGCTAAATAGGGGTTGATAAGCAGCCTGTTTATTAGGTTGCAAACACACAgtctattattttcctcttcagatGACCTGAAGACAGCAACTCCTGGGAAAGAAGTCTTCCTTGACCTTCCCGAGGAAGATGGAGTGTGGGTGGCTGTCTGGAACAATCACAGCCGAGAACTCAGAATTGAACTCAAGTTGTTTCCCGAACAGCATACATCAAGATTTCTCAACATAAATGCATCAGAAGATTGGTCAATTATCTGCATAAATGACAAGGTAAGTTTGTCATTATTTGGTATATAGCCCATTGTACAAGTCTGTCTGGTAAGATGATGCACTAGAATAAGTTAATGTTTCACTAACTGTTATGGTTAACGTTATTTTTAGTTTCGTTTTCCTTTCACCTTCAGAAATTGGAGGACATGAAATGCACGAAAAGTTTCCTATTAAGTTCTTTTCCGTTTCCGATAAACACGCTATACGGGGCATATGTTCATTGATTCTCGTTTCTCAGCGGATCCTTTATGGAGGTGATTCTCAGCGCCTAAGTACCAATGGCCTGAAAGGACGGCGTTTACAGATGATAAGCAACGCGGAAGTTCACTTCCAAGTGTTTCCCGTCCCTTTGAAGTCAACaggtgtgtacgtgtttgtgttttGCGTGTTCATATcaatatagtacagtatttttacaacagcatatattttatttacctcaTGTAATCTATCGCTCCGAAGGTATTCGTTTGTAACCTCAACTTTCCACTCTCCTATAAAATTTCTAGAGAACTGAAGTTGTAAATGACTGCTTATAAAAAGAACGCATCCATACCTGAGTCAGAGAGCACTTTGCCACTCTCTTCTTGTTTTGACCTTATTTTGAGGTGAAGCCATTGTGCGATTCATTACATAATGTGACTGTAAACATTTACTCTTATTTCGTAaatcttaaatgaatgaaaaaagaacatCTGAAATCCAGTGGAGATAAGACTGAATGTCTGACTGTAGGGAAAAAGT is a genomic window containing:
- the LOC136855232 gene encoding uncharacterized protein isoform X2, coding for MRQASRLFVFLFLFSLTSSAQSESAVRNTSQGQPTVFRLPSSDTIVVGFRTEHRWPHIKYTISSLGEKIHEGKLETFEWTSQWTPFLLVSKEVIRSAFLEHFRIPAGAPRELDMRHLSVLSRAPVQWQMMTLPLKDHDLKTATPGKEVFLDLPEEDGVWVAVWNNHSRELRIELKLFPEQHTSRFLNINASEDWSIICINDKRILYGGDSQRLSTNGLKGRRLQMISNAEVHFQVFPVPLKSTDAAPPPPTTLFIAIGVVVTSAVILGSFLGCRFFWKRRNKGPTGGATSAMFTINNPSFVDEGVPTGEHFGAVSQPGLIRPSSSHDSENSLYGAVIPR
- the LOC136855232 gene encoding uncharacterized protein isoform X1; amino-acid sequence: MRQASRLFVFLFLFSLTSSAQSESAVRNTSQGQPTVFRLPSSDTIVVGFRTEHRWPHIKYTISSLGEKIHEGKLETFEWTSQWTPFLLVSKEVIRSAFLEHFRIPAGAPRELDMRHLSVLSRAPVQWQMMTLPLKDHDLKTATPGKEVFLDLPEEDGVWVAVWNNHSRELRIELKLFPEQHTSRFLNINASEDWSIICINDKRILYGGDSQRLSTNGLKGRRLQMISNAEVHFQVFPVPLKSTGLSDAAPPPPTTLFIAIGVVVTSAVILGSFLGCRFFWKRRNKGPTGGATSAMFTINNPSFVDEGVPTGEHFGAVSQPGLIRPSSSHDSENSLYGAVIPR